One part of the Vanessa tameamea isolate UH-Manoa-2023 chromosome 8, ilVanTame1 primary haplotype, whole genome shotgun sequence genome encodes these proteins:
- the LOC113404675 gene encoding COP9 signalosome complex subunit 5, giving the protein MASTSADSQSSIAQKTWVMANNIEAVSSVDDIYRYDKKQQQDILAAKPWEKDPHFFKDIKISALALLKMVMHARSGGTLEVMGLLLGKVDANTMIVMDSFALPVEGTETRVNAQAQAYEYMTAYIEAAKQVGRHENAIGWYHSHPGYGCWLSGIDVSTQMLNQNFQEPFVAIVIDPVRTISAGKVCLGAFRTYPKGYKPANEEPSEYQTIPLNKIEDFGVHCKQYYSLEVSYFKSSLDRRLLDSLWNKYWVNTLSSSSLITNADYTTGQIFDLSDKLEQSEVCLGRGGFIVAGADPHEKRTEDKLGKATKDACKTTIEVIHGLMAQMIKDRLFNSVSGRPAPATPMIE; this is encoded by the exons ATGGCTTCAACAAGTGCAGATTCCCAATCATCGATAGCACAAAAAACTTGGGTTATGGCTAACAATATAGAAGCTGTATCCAGTGTTGACGACATTTATCGTTACgacaaaaaacaacaacaagatATTTTAGCAGCAAAACCATGGGAAAAAGA CCCACATTTCTTTAAAGACATCAAAATATCAGCTCTAGCTTTGCTGAAAATGGTTATGCACGCTCGATCGGGCGGTACTTTAGAAGTAATGGGGCTGCTTTTAG gtAAGGTCGATGCAAATACTATGATAGTGATGGATTCGTTTGCGCTGCCTGTGGAGGGTACAGAAACTCGTGTAAATGCCCAAGCACAGGCTTACGAGTATATGACTGCTTATATAGAAGCTGCAAAGCAG GTTGGTAGACATGAGAATGCAATTGGCTGGTATCACAGTCATCCTGGATATGGTTGCTGGTTGTCCGGCATTGATGTCTCCACACAGATGCTTAATCAAAATTTCCAGGAGCCATTTGTAGCTATTGTCATAGATCCTGTCAGAACTATCTCAGCTGGAAAAGTATGCTTAGGTGCTTTCAGAACTTATCCTAAG GGCTACAAACCAGCTAATGAAGAACCCTCTGAATACCAAACTATACCGCTCAATAAGATAGAAGACTTTGGAGTTCACTGCAAGCAGTATTACTCATTAGAGGTATCATACTTCAAATCATCTCTGGATAGGAGGCTGCTGGACTCCCTGTGGAATAAATACTGGGTTAACACATTGAGTAGTTCTAGTCTGATTACAAATGCTGATTACACAACTGGACAGATATTTGATCTCTCTGACAAGCTAGAACAAAGTGAAGTTTGCTTAG gcCGTGGTGGCTTCATTGTTGCTGGCGCTGACCCACATGAGAAGAGAACTGAAGACAAATTAGGAAAGGCTACAAAAGATGCATGCAAGACTACAATAGAAGTTATTCATGGACTTATGGCACAAATGATTAAAGACAGACTTTTCAACAGTGTCAGCGGTAGACCAGCGCCCGCGACGCCCATGATTGAGTGA
- the LOC113404676 gene encoding X-box-binding protein 1, whose translation MSAPIIITVPNSYLAVDDMESKVVIDVGPNPPSRKRRLDHLTWEEKMQRKKLKNRVAAQTSRDRKKAKMDEMESRIKDCMDMNERLVSEVENLKALNERLLSENATLRSEAAARTVAGTPRPAESQPQQKEGHPTAIRAARLLLAMCLLSQTSSPISTLKSTSTHFTSLPTHFSKILIQALQQRLKISKLGTVESALKEIKWWGPQQSNWNPVKVES comes from the exons ATGAGTGCACCAATTATTATCACAGTTCCTAATAGTTATCTGGCGGTGGATGATATGGAGTCTAAGGTTGTGATCGACGTGGGTCCAAATCCACCGTCCAGAAAACGAAGGCTGGACCATCTGACATGGgaagaaaaaatgcaaagaaa GAAGCTGAAAAACCGTGTAGCGGCTCAAACTTCGAGAGATCGAAAAAAGGCGAAAATGGATGAAATGGAGAGCCGGATTAAAGATTGCATGGATATGAATGAGCGGTTGGTCAGTGAAGTTGAGAACTTGAAGGCGTTGAACGAACGTCTGCTCAGCGAGAACGCAACGCTACGCAGCGAGGCCGCGGCGCGGACCGTCGCGGGTACCCCGAGACCAGCAGAGTCTCAACCTCAGCAGaag GAGGGGCACCCGACGGCGATCCGCGCGGCGCGCCTGCTGCTGGCGATGTGCCTCCTCTCGCAGACCTCCTCGCCCATCTCGACTCTGAAGAGTACCTCGACACACTTCACCAGCTTGCCGACTCACTTCTCAAAGATTTTGATACAAGCCCTGCAGCAGAGATTGAAGAT atCAAAGTTGGGAACAGTAGAGAGTGCACTCAAGGAAATCAAGTGGTGGGGTCCTCAACAAAGCAACTGGAATCCAGTCAAAGTGGAATCCTAG